The Punica granatum isolate Tunisia-2019 chromosome 4, ASM765513v2, whole genome shotgun sequence genome has a window encoding:
- the LOC116202853 gene encoding ethylene-responsive transcription factor ERF109-like, protein MPQRPKHPAAPSSSSSQSPMPPPLSTDHELSVMVAALTNIVSGTASSSSTSAAAGALPPSETCRQCGIDGCLGCSFFVPNSANASQQDAEGRRNQSTSSRRSRTKKFHYRGVRQRPWGKWAAEIRDPRRAARVWLGTFGTAEEAARAYDRAAIEFRGPRAKLNFPFVDYTSPTPTEGESLLSEMERPESSGTNGEVSAELVEQGNFGESHNFWEFLGDDEMREMMTLMDFREEDSSDSTN, encoded by the coding sequence ATGCCCCAACGACCGAAGCACCCCGCAGCCCCGTCGTCTTCCTCCAGCCAGTCTCCGATGCCTCCCCCCCTCTCCACCGACCACGAGCTCTCCGTCATGGTGGCCGCCCTCACAAATATCGTTTCCGGCActgcctcctcctcctccaccagTGCTGCTGCAGGGGCCCTGCCCCCGTCAGAAACTTGTCGCCAGTGCGGGATCGACGGGTGCCTCGGCTGCAGCTTCTTTGTGCCGAATAGCGCGAATGCGAGCCAGCAGGACGCGGAGGGCAGGCGGAACCAGAGCACCAGTAGCAGGAGATCGAGGACGAAGAAGTTCCACTACAGGGGCGTGAGGCAGCGGCCATGGGGAAAGTGGGCGGCTGAGATACGGGACCCGAGGCGTGCGGCCCGGGTGTGGCTCGGCACCTTCGGGACGGCAGAGGAGGCAGCCCGGGCCTATGACAGAGCTGCCATTGAGTTCCGTGGCCCACGAGCCAAGCTAAACTTCCCATTCGTGGACTACACCTCCCCGACGCCCACGGAGGGGGAGAGCCTGCTGTCGGAGATGGAGAGGCCGGAGAGCTCGGGGACGAACGGGGAGGTGTCAGCAGAGCTGGTGGAACAGGGGAACTTTGGGGAAAGCCATAATTTCTGGGAGTTTCTCGGCGACGATGAGATGCGAGAGATGATGACGCTGATGGACTTCAGGGAGGAGGACTCGTCAGATTCTACGAATTGA